The following coding sequences are from one Leptospira mayottensis 200901116 window:
- a CDS encoding IS5 family transposase, whose protein sequence is MDKYYSEIPDALWEKIEPLIPKVRANLQGGRNRLPTRVVMAGIIYRMKTGCQWRAIPSNFGSGQTCHRRFQEWERAGVFKKVYKSILKYYDVKNKIAWDWASMDSAIVKAPKGGV, encoded by the coding sequence ATGGACAAATATTATTCAGAGATCCCCGATGCACTTTGGGAAAAAATAGAACCATTAATCCCAAAAGTTAGGGCAAATCTCCAAGGAGGTCGCAATCGATTACCTACAAGAGTGGTAATGGCGGGGATCATCTATCGAATGAAAACAGGCTGTCAGTGGCGGGCAATTCCGAGTAACTTCGGATCTGGTCAAACTTGTCACAGAAGATTCCAAGAATGGGAGCGAGCGGGAGTATTCAAAAAGGTTTATAAATCTATTTTAAAATATTATGATGTGAAGAATAAGATAGCATGGGACTGGGCCTCGATGGATTCCGCAATTGTTAAAGCTCCCAAAGGGGGAGTTTAA